DNA sequence from the Nesterenkonia lutea genome:
GGTGCGGGTGCCGGAGCCGCGGGCCAGGCCCAGCAGCACCTGCTCCGCCTGATCGTCGCGGGTATGGGCGAGCATGATCCGGCTGGCTCCGGCCTCGGAGCGCGCCTGCGCGAAGGCCTGGTAGCGGGCCGTGCGTGCGGCGGCCTCTGGACCGACCCCGGAGCTGGGGTCCACGGCTGCCCGCAGCGAGACCAGCGGGGCCAGGCCCAGGGTTGCAAGCTGGGCCAGCGCCGTCGCGGTGACCTGTTCACTCTCCGGGTGCAGCTGGTGATCCACGACGACGGCGCCCACCCGGGCCTGTGCCAGCGGACCGGAGCTGCGCTGGTGGTGGTAGGCGGCGGCGACCGCGAGCGCCAGCGAATCGGCGCCTCCGGAGCAGGCCACCAGAGTCAGACCCTCGGGGTCCAGCATCGCCTCCACGGCGCGTCGGGCGCGGTTGACCGAGTCCGGTCGGCGCGGGCTCACACCAGCCCCATGCGCTCGATCCATTCCTGCGGGTGGTGCAGCTCCTGCTCGGTGGGCAGGTGCTCGGGAGACTCCCAGATGATGTTGAAGGAATCCATGCCCACGGTGTCGACGATGTGGCCCACGAACTTCTGGCCGTCGCGGTACTGGGCCGCCTTGGCGTCGAGCTGCAGCAGCTTCCGGATGAAGTTCTCCAGCGGGGTGCGGGTCTTGCCGCGGGCCTCGAAGCGCCGGCGGATGGTCTTCACGCTCGGCACGATCGAGGAGTCGACCCCGTCCATGATCACGTTGGCATGACCTTCGAGGAGGCTCATCACGGCAGTCAGATGGGACATGGTCTCCCGATCCTGCGGAGTCTGGATGACCTCGATGAGCCCCCGGCCCTTGCGCACCTCGGAGATGATCTCGCCCAGACGCTCGCCGAACCCTGAGGCCATGCCCATGGTGGAAGAGCTCAGCTGGGTGATCTTGGACCTGAGGTGATCGGCCAGCCAGGGGGCCGCGGCGAACTGCACGCGGTGGGTCTGCTCATGCAGGCACACCCACAGGCGGAAGTCTTCGCGGACCACATTGAGCTCGGTGCTGATCTCCACGATGTTCGGTGCGACCAGGATCAGTCGATTCTGCCCGAAGGGGTCGAACTGGCCGAGCACATTGGCGGAGAGGAACGACAGCATCGCCCCGAGTTCGGCCCCGGCGAAGGAAGATCCGAAGACCTGGGCGCTGGAGCCTTCTCTGCCCAGCTCGGGCTTCTGCTCCAGCACGACCTCTAGGGCCGGCCCCAGCAGTGTCCGGAAGCTCTGCAGGTTGGCCCTGGACCAGCTGGCGCGGTCCACGACCAGGGTCTCTGCGGGATCGGTGCCGAGGTTCTCTGCGGCGGCGAGCCCGGTGATGCGGTGGACGTGGCCCACCGCCTCGGCGGCGGCACGGCGCAGGGCCGCGACCTCCTCGGCGACCTGGGCGGGGGTGAACCGGGGGCCCGCGGGGGCCAGCTTGGCCGCCGTCGTGCCGGCGATGTCCCAGTTGATCATCAGATCGCCTGCGTGAGCCTCGGAGATGCTGTTCATCGCTCCATCACATCACAACAGCCTCGGTGCCTGCGCGGATCCCTCGCCCCGGGATGGCGGGGCGGTGGGGTCGCGGGGCGGCGGGCGAGGGGGTGCCGCCGGGCAGGAACACATCGAGTGGGCGATATGCGGGAAGAATCCGGTCGAAGACGACCGGAAACTCCCTCAAATCGCCCACTCGATGAAGATGGAGCCGGATCAGCCCTTGAAGCGCTCGATCGAGCGGGTCAGCTCGGCCTCGGCCTCTTCGCGGCCGGCCCAGCCCTCGATCTTGACCCACTTGCCCGGCTCGAGGTCCTTATAGCGGGTGAAGAAGTGCTCGATCTCCTTGCGGGTCCACTCGTCCACGTCCTCGAGCTCCTGGATGTGGTCGAAGCGCTTGTCCTTGGGAACGCACAGCAGCTTGGCGTCTCCACCACCGTCATCGGTCATGTTCAGCACGCCCACCGGCCGGGCCTCGACGACGACGCCGGGGACCAGGTCCACGCCGGGGATCCAGACCATCGCATCGAGCGGGTCCTCGTCCTCCCCCAGGGTGTCGTCGAAGTAGCCGTAGTGCGTCGGGTACTGCATCGGGGTGAACAGCACGCGATCGAGGCGAAGACGGTGCGTCTCATGATCGATCTCGTACTTCACGCGAGAGCCTGCGGGGATTTCGACGGTGACATCGTGAGTCAGGGCCACGGGTCCTCCTAGGATTTGGGCATCGGATTTGAGCATCGGATTTGAGCATCGGGGTCGAGCGTCGGGACTGTGTTCTCAGGTGCGCCGCGCACGCTGTGCGGCTCCGTGCGCCGAGCACCCGCCGGGGGCGGGATCGGGCGCATCCATCTCTGGGGCAAGCGTACACATTCTGGGAACCGACCGGACCGGCGACGGGTCGAGACGCGGGTGCCGGGTCGAGGGGTCGAGGCGCCGGTGCCGGCTCAGGTCGAGGCAGCGGTCGGAAGCTGGACCTGCGTGCCCAGCTGTGCCGCGAGGGTCCGGGCACCGGCGGCGGCGCGGGCGGTCACCGTGCGGTGGCTCTGCCCGGACTCGGCGAAGATTCGGTTCACCTGCAGGGTGTCTCCGACCCGCTGGACATCCACTCTGCCCACCAGCTCGGTCCCGGAGAGGACACCCATCACGTAATGCCCGTAGACGCGCTTTCCGCGGGGGACATAGGCCTCAAAGGTGTAGTCGAAGTCCAGGATCCGCCGCGCGCGGCCGCGATCGCGCAGCAGCGGGTCGAAGGGACCGATGAGCCGCGCCTGGGCCGCCGGGCCCGCGCCGAGACTCGCCGGGACCTGGGGCATGTCCTCGAGCAGCTGCGGCAGGCAGTAGGCGGTGTCCTTCCAGCCCGTGACGCGCAGCGGGACCAGCTCCGCGAGCTCGACGCCCAGGGCGGCGTCTGCGGCGGCGAGGTGGTAGTGGTGCGCGAAGTCCGCCACGGTCATCACGGCCAGGGTTCCCGCGGCGCGGCGGGCCAGCGCTGCACGCAGCCGATCCGGGGGCAGATGCTCGGCCTCCCGGACTTCGGGGGGCAGGGCTCGCTCGGGCAGGTCGAAGAGGCGCACGATGCCGTTGCGCGCGGTGATGACCAGCTCTCCGGTGCGCACCATCAGTTCTGCGGCCTGCTTGATCTCTGACCAGTTCCACCCGGTGGTCCGCGCCGCTCCCAGCGCGGATTCGATGGTGCCGATCTGTGCTCCCCCGGGCCGGGCGGCGACCACCTCACGGATCTGTTCCCGGATCCCGGGAGCGAATCGGTCCCCATGGGTCGCCTGCACACGCTCTCTGCGCAGCTGCAGCAGCGGCCAGTCCTCCAGCGGGAAGAGGCAGGCCACCTTGGTGAACGCCTCGAAGGAGACCGGGGAGCCGTGCAGCGGGGCGCCGGCGGGCCAGAGCGAGGAGTCGACCGCCTCGGCCCGGTGACGCCGGGGGAGCCGGGTCAGCGTGGTCAGCCGCTGGGCGGTGGACACCCGGGTGAGCGGATCGAGCTGGATCAGTCCGATGCCGCGCAGCACCTCGGCGGCCGTCCCGTAGGAGTCTTGCCCCGCGGGGGTGGGGATCCGCTGCGCGTGGACCACCGCGGCGCGGACCCACTCCGGGCTGACAGTCACTGGCTGCAGACGGGATCGAGGCATCTGCTGATCCTATCGAGGCCTCCGCCGGAGGCTGAGCGGGACGCCGCGTCGGCACGGCCCGCGTGCGGGCATGTCAGCGAGGCCCTCGTGCGGGCATGTCAGCACGGCCCGCGCGGGCATGTCGGCGGTGTCGCGGGCCCCTGTTCCTGCGTACCATGGCGTGCACCACACGTTTCTGCCCCACCCCGCGCCTGCGCTCAGCCGGCGCCCCTCAATGAGGAGGAGAAGATGGACGGACTCAACTCCCTGGTCATCGCCATCATCGGCGTCGCGATGATGCTCGCCGGCTATTTCTTGTATTCGCGCTTCCTGGCCAGGAAGGTCTATAAGCTCAACGCCGAGTTCAAGACCCCCTCGCACCAGTTCAACGACGGCGTGGACTTCATTCCGACCAACCGCTACGTGCTCTGGGGCCACCATTTCACCTCAGTGGCCGGCGCGGCTCCCATCGTGGGCCCGGCGGTCGCGGTCATCTGGGGCTGGCTCCCGGCCTTCCTGTGGGTCACGATCGGCACCGTGTTCATCGCCGGGATGCATGATCTCGGCGCGCTCTGGGCCTCGCAGCGCAACCGCGGCCAGTCCATCGGCACCCTCTCCGGACGCTATATCAGCGCCCGCGGCCGCAACCTCTTCCTGGTGGTGGTCTTCCTGCTGCTGCTCATGGTCGTGGCGGCCTTCGCCGTGGTGATCTCCAACCTGCTGGTCTCCCAGCCGGGATCGGTCATCCCGACCTGGGGCGCGCTGATCGTGGCCCTGCTGGTCGGTCAGGCGATCTACCGGTTCCGCTGGAACCTTCTGGCAGTGACGATCGTGGGCGTCATCGCCCTCTATGGACTGATCGTGCTGGGCAACTCCTATCCCATCGAGCTTCCGGAGAGCACCTTCGGCCTGGCACCGAACGGGGTCTGGATCGTCGTGCTGTTCCTCTACGCCGGGATCGCCTCGCTGCTGCCGGTGTGGGTGCTGCTGCAGCCGCGCGACTACATCAACGGGGTGCAGCTGTTCATCGGACTGGGCATCCTCTACGGCGCCACGCTGATCGCGACCCCCACGATCGTGGCGCCCGCCATCAACACGAATCTGCCCGAGGGCACGCCGTCCATGGTGCCGCTGCTGTTCGTGACGATCGCCTGCGGGGCGATATCCGGCTTCCACGGCACAGTGGCCAGCGGGACGACCTCGAAGCAGCTCGACAGGGAGTCCGACGCCCGGTTCGTCGGCTACTTCGGCGCCGTGGGCGAGGGACTGCTCGCTCTGGGTGCCATCATCGCCACCACCGCCGGGTTCCAGACCCTGGCCCAGTGGGAAGAGGTCTACGCCTCCTTCAACGACAACCCGGTCGGGAACTTCGTGGAAGGCGGCGCGACCATCGTCAACGCCGGCCTGGGCATCCCGGAGGGACTCTCGGCCACCATCCTGGCGACCATGGCCGTGCTCTTCGCGGCCACCACCATGGACACCGGCGTCCGCCTGATGCGCTTCGTGGTCCAGGAGATCGGCGAGCTGGCCAAGGTGCGAATCGGTGTCATCTCGGCCACGCTCATCGTGATCGTCATCGGCGGCGGCCTGACGTTCTCGCAGGGCGCCGACGGTTCGGGCGGCATGCTGATCTGGCCGCTGTTCGGCACCACCAACCAGCTGCTGGCCTCGCTGACCCTGGGCATCATCGTGGTGATGCTGATGAAGAAGAACCGCCCGTTCCTGCCGGTGCTCATCCCGATGGCCTTCGTGCTGGCGATGAGCTCCTACGCCGCAGTGGTCCAGGTGTTCAGCTTCTTCACCGAAGGAGAGTGGCTGCTGTTCACGCTCAACGTCATCATCATCTTCGCCGCGGTCTGGGTCCTCGCCGAATGCATCATGTCCATGAAGCGGGCATGGCGCGGGGAGAAGGAGCCCGAGGACGATGTGGCGCTGACCGAGGATGAGAAGCTGCCGCTGCGCTAGTCCTCGCCCCATCGAGTGGGCGATCTGAGGGACTTTCTCCGGCGCTGGCCGCCTGGAGATCCCGCAGATCGCCCACTCGATGCCGTTGGAGCGGAATGGCGCGCACGGCGGCGTGGTTGTCCACAGACATGAGCGAGAAATTGGTCCTCCACCCAGGTCCCGAGCACCCCATCAGCGTCACCGCCAGCGCAGAGCGCGTGACCGTCACAGCGCGTGGAGTCATGATCGCGGACACACGTTCTGCCCTCGTCCTGCGTGAGCAGGGGTACCCGATCGCCTACTACATCCCCCGCGCCGACGTGGAGATGGCGCAGCTTCGGCAGACGGAGCATGAGACGTACTGCCCCTATAAGGGCGAGGCGCACTATTTCACGGTGCTCTCCGCCGACGGTGAGCTCACGAACGTGGTCTGGACCTACGAGGACCCGCACAAGGCCGTGGCCGAGATCAGAGACCACCTCGCGTTCTATCCTGACCGGGTGGAGGTCACGGCGGGGCCGCAGTGAGCCCGCAGTGAGGCGGGACTGACGCCGGACTGGTCCGCAGGCCGCCCGCGAGGAGCGGCTGTTCTCAGCGCTCGAGCACGCGCTGAAGCACGGAGACGAGCCCATCCTGCTCCACGGGCGCGGTGACCTCGTCGGCCGCGTCGATGACCTCCTGGGGCGCCTGGCCCATGGCTACTCCGCGGGTGGCCCAGCGCAGCATCTCGATGTCATTGCGGCCGTCTCCCACGGCCACTGTGTCCGCCGCGGGGACCTCGAGCCGTTCCCGCAGGACCTCCAGCGAGGATCCCTTGCTGACTCCGGCGGCGGCGATGTCCAGCCACGCAGACCACCCCACCGAATAGGTGACCCCCTGCAGGCCGATGTCCTTCACCGCCTCGGTGAACTCCTCAGCGGTGGAGTCGGTGGAGTTGACGACCAGGCGCACGGCCTCGGCGCTCTTCATCTCTTGGAAGCTGACGCCGCGGGCGTCCAGGCCGAAGGACATGTCCTCGAAGCGCTCGGTGGAGAGGAAGTCCCCGACAGAGGTCTCGATGGCATAGCGGGCGTTGGGCAGCCGCGCGACCAGGGCGTCCAGGGCTGGAGCGGGGTCGAAGATCCGCCGGTCCAGCACCTCGTAGCCGTCTTCGAGCGTGGCGTCGATCCGCACGGTGACACCGCCGTTGCTGCACACCGCGTAGCCGTGCTCGATGCCGAAGGTCTCCACCACCGGCAGAGTGGCCGGCAGTGACCGGCCCGTGGAGACCACGACGGTATGACCCTCGGCCACCAGCGCGCGTCCGATCTCCTTGACGGCGTCGGACATCCGTCCATCGTGATGGACGATCGTCCCGTCCACGTCCAGGCACACCATCTTCTTCCCCTGGGCATGGGAGAAGCTGCCGCCTGACCCCGCGGCGGGGATTGCGAATTCTTCAGAAGCTGTCATTGCAGATATATTCATCGTCTTCACACTCGTTCGAAAGGGTAACCGACCATTATGCCTCATCGGTCAGTCTCACACCCTCACCGCGCCGCACCCCCGCGCAAAGAGGTCGAACTATAGCCTTTTGGGTAGTGTTGGCCTACATGTAACTTTCCGTCTCTTCATCACAGTCCGTCCGGTCCTCAGCCTGGTCAGGACGGTGGCTGGCAGACGCGGAGGACTGCGACGCTTCACAGGAGGCACCAGATATGGACGCGACGAACTCGGTATCCATCACCGGCGGCGGATACACGGCAGAGATCAGCCTCCTTGGCGGTCAGCTGCTGGGTCTGCGGCACCATGAGGACGAGCTCGTCGTTCCCGCAGACCACAACACCGAGGGAGCCTTCGCAGGCGCCGTGCTGGCACCCTGGCCCAACCGGACTCAGGGCGGGACCTACTCCTATGCGGGCCGGGACTACACGCTGCCGGTCAATGAGGAGGCCACCGGTGCCGCAATCCATGGACTCATGTTCGACCTCCCGCTGCACGTGCAGGCGCACAAGGACTCTGAGGTCCAGCTGCAGGGAACCCTGGAACCCTCCGCGGGCTACCCCTTCGGACTCGACATCGCCCTGATCTACCGGGTGACCTCCGACGTCGGCCTCACGGCGACGCTCATGGCGCGCTACAGCCCCGCCGACGAGCACGCGCTCCTCGCCGAGGAGTCCCAGGCCTCCGCCGCCGAGGCCCAGGAGCACGAGGAGACCGCCACCGAAGCCGATGCCGGTGCCGATGCCGATGACGAGACCAGCGCCGGTGAGGAGAACGACGCCGAAGCCGATGCTGACGACGAGGCCAGCGCCGGCGATGAGGGCAGTGCCTACGGCGAAGGCGCGGCGGACGACGATGTCGACGCCGATCACGAGAGCAGCGCCGATCACGAGGGCAGCGCCGATGCCCTCGCCGCAGCGGCTGATGACAGCGACTCGGAGCAGGCCGGCACACCGGCCGGCCCGCAGACGGCTCCCTTCGGCGCCGGCTTCCACCCGTACCTCACCGCAGGCGGGGCCTCGCTGCGCGAATGCCGCCTGCGCCTGCCGGCCCGAACGATGCTGACGACCTCCGCCGACGGCGGGGTCACCGGGCGCACAGCCGTCACCGGTGATTTCGACCTGAGCAACGGGCCGCTGCTCTCCGGGCGTCGGATCGATCACGCCTTCACGGATCTTCCGGAGGAGGGATGGACCGCAGAGCTCATCCACGGGCCCTCCGGCCTGGTCGTCCGGATGATCGCGGACTCCCCCTGGGTGCAGGTCTACACCGGCGAGCAGATCGACCGCGCCGGGGTGGCGGTCGAGCCGATGAGCTGCCCGCCGAATGCGCTGAACTCCGGTGAGGACCTCGTCCACCTGGTCCCCGGCGAGTGGTTCCGGATGGGCTACAGCATCGAAGCCATCCGCATCGACTGAGCTCGGCCGGACTTCTCCGGGCTCAGAGCGGCTGCGGGACCCACTGCAGCGGGGCGTCCACCACGCAGCGCATGGCTCGCAGCGCGCCGCCGGTGGCCGCGGGCGCGGGCTGTCCTGCAGTGGTGCGCACGCGGAAGGTGCTCCACTGTGCGGAGAGCACCCGGGAGTTGAGCTCCTCCTCGATCCGCGGACGCAGCATGTCTGCCAGCGGACCGTAGACCCCGCCCAGCACGATGTCATGGACGTCCAAGAGGTTCATCGCGCCGGCGAGTGCCACGCCGAGCGCCCATCCGGCACGGTCGATCGCTGCGCAGGCGGTGCGGCCGGCGTCGTCATCACGCTGACTGCGGGCCACCAGCTCTTCAGCTGTTGCGGTGTGGTCCATGTCCGCGGCCGCCAGCAGCGAGCGCTTGCCGGCATAGGTCTCCAGGCATCCGAGCGCCCCACAGCCGCACTGCGGGCCCGCGGGCTCCACCGAGATGTGGCCGATCTCTCCCGCCCAGCCGTGCTGCCCCACGTCGACCACCGATTCGATGACCACTGCGGCGCCGATGCCCATCTGGGCGGAGACGTAGAGGAAGGTCTGTTCCTGCTGGTCAGCGGCTGCCAGCTCCTGGGCCACGGCCAGCGCGGCGAGCTTGGCCTCGTTGGCGGCGTGGATGAAGCCTCCGAAGACCTCACGATCCTCGCCCACCAGCAGCGGCACAGCGTCCACTCCGCGCCAGCCCAGGTTCGGTGCCAACACCAGAGAGTGCTCATCGGCGCCGATCAGCCCCGGCAGCGCCAGCACGGTGCCGACCACTGTGGCGCCCCGGGCCTCAGCCGCACGGGCCACCCGGATCGCCATCGAACCGGCCCGCGGAAGGACCTCCTGGGGATCGGAGCCGCGGAAGTCGCCGTCGATGATCTCCTCGGCCAGAGTCTCTCCGGTGAGGTCCAGGACTCGTGCCGCCATGAAGTCCACACTGATCTCCACACCGAGACCGGCCAGGGTGGCGCGGGCGGGGTGCAGCGGGACGGCGGGACGGCCGCGGGAGCCGCCCCCGACCACAGGTGATCCTTCGCGGATGATTCCCGCCGCCAGCAGGTCATCCACGAGTCGGGAGACGGTGGAGCGGGTCATCCCGGTGCGCAGTGCGAGGTCGGCGCGGGAGAGCGGCTCCACGGCGGAGAAGATCTCTTCGGTCAGCAGCAACAGGTTGGACTCGCGCAGCGTCTCCTGGCGCGCGCCAGGACGTGAGCTGTGGGCGGGCGCGGCCCCCTCGATCCGTGGTGCACGAGCGTAGCCTGAAGGTTCGGTCCCCGAGCTGCGACCCAGGCGCGCCAGCGAACCGCGCGAGGTCACGCCGAAGGCGGTGCTGGGCCTCGGTCCGGTCCTTCTGCTGGAAGTGTCTTGGGTCACGGACTTGATCTTAGCCCCAATACGATTTAGGTTTCATCTAGAAACAAAATGAGTGCCGGGTCACAGCTCTCCCGGTGCACCCCGGAACTACCCCTTGCAGGAGGCCCCCATGGCGTCGACGCCAGCATCAGACTACAAGCTCTCCTTCGGTCTCTGGACCGTCGGATGGACCGCCCAGGACCAGTTCGGCTCGGCCTCGCGGCCCGAGTTCGAGCCATGGGAGTACCTGCCCAAGCTGAAGGAGGCCGGAGCCTCCGGCGTCACCTTCCATGACGACGACGTCGCCCCCTTCGGCACCGACGACTCCGAGCGGGAGAAGTACTTCAGCCGCTTCAAGGACGTCGCCGATGAGGTCGGCCTGAAGGTCGAGATGGTCACCACCAACACCTTCTCGCACCCGGTGTTCAAGGACGGTGGACTCACCTCCAATGATCGCTCCGTGCGCCGCTTCGGCCTGCGGAAGCTGCTGCGCAATGTGGACCGCGCCGCTGAGTTCGGCGCCGAGACCTTCGTCATGTGGGGCGGCCGCGAAGGCGCCGAGTATGACGGTTCCAAGGATCTCTTCGCCGCGCACGAGCGCTACGCCGAGGGCGTGGACACCATCGCCAGCTACATCAAGGACAAGGGCTACGATCTGCGCATCGCGCTGGAGCCCAAGCCCAACGAGCCCCGCGGCGACATCTTCCTGCCGACCATCGGTCACGCGCTGGGCTTCATCGCGAAGCTCGAGCATGGCGACATCGTCGGACTGAACCCGGAGACCGGCCACGAGCAGATGGCCGGGCTGAACTTCACCCACGGCATCGCACAGGCGCTGTGGGCGGGCAAGCTCTTCCACATCGACCTCAATGGTCAGCGCTCCATCAAGTACGACCAGGACCTGGTCTTCGGCCACGGCGAGCTGGCCTCCGCGTTCTTCACCATCGACCTGCTGGTCAACGGCTTCCCCGGTGGCGGGCCGAAGTATGACGGCTGGCTGCACTTCGACTACAAGCCCTCCCGCACGGACTACGTGCAGGGCATCTGGGACTCCGCGAGGGCCAACGTCGAGATGGTCACCATGCTGGCCGACAAGTCCAAGGCATTCCGCGCGGACCCAGAGGTGCAGGCGGCGCTGAAGGCCTCGGGCGTCTACGAGCTCGGCGAGCCCACGCTGGCCGCCGGAGAGTCGCTGAGCGACTTCCTCGCCGACACCTCCACCTACGAGAAGTTCGACGTGGACAAGGCGGCGGAGCGCGACTACGGCTTCGTGAACCTGAACCAGCTGGCGATGAAGCACCTGATCGGCTGATTCTCAGCTGAGCTTCGCCCGTGGCCGGTCGCCCCAGTGTTCTGGGGCGGCCGGCCACCGCTGTGAGATCCTCTTGAGCGTTCCTGACCCACCCCGAGGCGGCCCTGACGGGCGGCTTCAAGAAAGGAGACTGCGGTGCCCACACTCGTCGCAGGAATAGATTCCTCCACCCAGTCCTGCAAGGTCGTCATCCGCGACGCCGAGACCGGAGCACTGGTGCGCACCGGCTCCGCCAAACATCCGGAGGGCACCGAGGTCGCCCCCGCCGCCTGGTGGGACGTCCTTCTGCGCGCCATCGAGTCCGCCGGCGGACTCGCCGATGTCTCCGCAGCGTCGGTGGGCGGTCAGCAGCACGGGATGGTCGCCCTCGACGCCCACGGCGAGGTCATCCGGGATGCGCTGCTGTGGAACGACACCCGTTCCGCCGATGCCGCCGCCCAGCTGATCGCCGAGCACGGGGGCGGATCCGAGGGCGCGGCCGCATGGACGACCATGACCGGCTCGGTGCCGGTGGCCTCGCTGACCGTGACCAAGCTCCGCTGGCTGGCCGATGCTGAACCGGAGAACGCCGGACGCGTGGCCGCCGTCGCACTCCCCCATGACTGGCTGACCTGGAAGCTCTCCGGCTCCACAGACCTCAACGACCTGGCCACCGATCGCTCGGATGCCTCGGGCACCGGGTACTTCGACACGGCCGCGGGCACCTACCGCCATGACCTGCTGGCCCAGGCGCTGCGGATCAGCGAGGCGTCCGCGAGGGCCATCATCCTCCCCCGCGTCTGTGGTCACCGGGAACAGGTGGGCACCGGCGATGCCGCACGGGGCTGGGGCCACCTGGTCCTCGGCCCGGGGGCCGGGGACAACGCCGCGGCCGCTCTGGGACTGGGCATGAGCACCGGCGACGTCGCGATCTCGATCGGCACCTCGGGCGTGGTCTCCGCCGTCTCCCCCCGGCCGATCCAGGATCCCTCCGGGATGGTCACCGGCTTCGCCGACGCCACCGGCGAGTTCCTGCCGCTGGCGGTGACGCTCAACGGCTCACGGGTCATGGACGGCGCCGCGCGCATGCTCGGGGTGGACCACGACGGCCTGGCCGAACTTGCTCTGGCCGCCGAACCGGGCGCACATGGTCTGACCCTGGTGCCCTACCTCGAGGGAGAGCGGACCCCGAACCTGCCCCACGCCACCGGGTCCTTCGTGGGACTCACGCTGGCGTCGATGAACCCGCAGGATGTGGCCCGCGCCTCCGTGGAGGGGCTGCTCTGCGGTCTCGCCGACGGACTGGAGGCGATGACCTCGCTGGGCGTTCCGGTCCAGTCCATCAAGCTCATCGGTGGGGCTGCCCGCTCCGCAGCCGTGCAGCAGATCGCACCCGCGATCTTCGGCCGCGAGGTCCAGGTGCCCGCCCCCGGCGAGTACGTGGCCGATGGTGCCGCCCGGCAAGCGGCATGGGTGCTCTCGGGTGCGGCCGAGGCGCCGTCCTGGACCACCGTGGAGTCTGAGACCATCAGCGGCACCCCCACTCCAGAGGTGCGCGAGACCTATGCTGCCCGCCGGTCGCTGATCGCCGAGAAGCACTGATGTCCTGATCCGCGCCAGCGTCCAGCGGTTCGCAGGCCGTGGCGACACACAGCCTGCAAGACACACCGCCGCCAAGACACAGAGAGCCCCCGCCATCGACTTGGCGGGGGCTCTCTGTCTCAGTGGGACGTGCGGAGCGTCTAGCTCACGGTGGCCGGAGTGGTCAGCACGCGCTGGCCCTGGATCTCCCGGACGGCTCCGGTGAGATGCAGCTCAGTCTGCAGCGGCAGGTCCCCCACGGAACGCCCCGCCCAGAGATCGATCGCACCGGGCTCCACGATCCGGCGATGGTCCACGCCGGTGAAGGAGAAGCGGTCCGCGTGGACCTCGAAGGTCACCGTGCGGCTCTGGCCGGGATCCAGCTCCACCTTGGCGTAGCCGAGCAGCTGGCGCACCGGGCGGGCCACGGAGGCCACGCGGTCGCCGAAGTAGAGCTGCACGACCTCGTCGGCCGGGCGGGCGCCCGTGTTGCTCACCGTCACCGACACCTGTGCTGCGCCGTCCACGGCAAGCTCGGCGGCCGAGACTGAGAGCTCCGAGTACTCCACCGTGGTGTAGCTCAGCCCGTGGCCGAAGGGATACAGCGGCGTGGGGTCGAGGTTGGAGACGCCCTGGCTGTTGAGTCCGAGCGGGGCGGCGATGTAGCCGCTGGGCTGGCCTCCCGGATGCACCGGGACGCCGATGGGGAGCCGTCCGGTGGGCTCGATGGCTCCGCTGAGCAGATCCACGATGGCAGGTCCGCCCTCCTCGCCGGGGAAGAAGCCCTGCACGACGGCGGCGCAGCGCTCGGCCAGCCCGCCCAGCGCGTAGGGACGTCCGGAGATGACCACGAGCACCACCGGGGTGCCGGTGGCCAGGACGGCCTCGACCAGCTCGTGCTGGGCCCCGGGGAGCCTGAGGTCCTCGACGTCACAGCCCTCGCCGGAGGTCCCGGCACCGAACATGCCGGCGAGATCGCCCACGGTCACCACGGCGATGTCCGCCGCTGCGGCCGACGCTGCGGCCTCTGGGATCTGGCTG
Encoded proteins:
- a CDS encoding aldose epimerase family protein is translated as MDATNSVSITGGGYTAEISLLGGQLLGLRHHEDELVVPADHNTEGAFAGAVLAPWPNRTQGGTYSYAGRDYTLPVNEEATGAAIHGLMFDLPLHVQAHKDSEVQLQGTLEPSAGYPFGLDIALIYRVTSDVGLTATLMARYSPADEHALLAEESQASAAEAQEHEETATEADAGADADDETSAGEENDAEADADDEASAGDEGSAYGEGAADDDVDADHESSADHEGSADALAAAADDSDSEQAGTPAGPQTAPFGAGFHPYLTAGGASLRECRLRLPARTMLTTSADGGVTGRTAVTGDFDLSNGPLLSGRRIDHAFTDLPEEGWTAELIHGPSGLVVRMIADSPWVQVYTGEQIDRAGVAVEPMSCPPNALNSGEDLVHLVPGEWFRMGYSIEAIRID
- a CDS encoding ROK family protein; the protein is MTQDTSSRRTGPRPSTAFGVTSRGSLARLGRSSGTEPSGYARAPRIEGAAPAHSSRPGARQETLRESNLLLLTEEIFSAVEPLSRADLALRTGMTRSTVSRLVDDLLAAGIIREGSPVVGGGSRGRPAVPLHPARATLAGLGVEISVDFMAARVLDLTGETLAEEIIDGDFRGSDPQEVLPRAGSMAIRVARAAEARGATVVGTVLALPGLIGADEHSLVLAPNLGWRGVDAVPLLVGEDREVFGGFIHAANEAKLAALAVAQELAAADQQEQTFLYVSAQMGIGAAVVIESVVDVGQHGWAGEIGHISVEPAGPQCGCGALGCLETYAGKRSLLAAADMDHTATAEELVARSQRDDDAGRTACAAIDRAGWALGVALAGAMNLLDVHDIVLGGVYGPLADMLRPRIEEELNSRVLSAQWSTFRVRTTAGQPAPAATGGALRAMRCVVDAPLQWVPQPL
- the xylA gene encoding xylose isomerase; translation: MASTPASDYKLSFGLWTVGWTAQDQFGSASRPEFEPWEYLPKLKEAGASGVTFHDDDVAPFGTDDSEREKYFSRFKDVADEVGLKVEMVTTNTFSHPVFKDGGLTSNDRSVRRFGLRKLLRNVDRAAEFGAETFVMWGGREGAEYDGSKDLFAAHERYAEGVDTIASYIKDKGYDLRIALEPKPNEPRGDIFLPTIGHALGFIAKLEHGDIVGLNPETGHEQMAGLNFTHGIAQALWAGKLFHIDLNGQRSIKYDQDLVFGHGELASAFFTIDLLVNGFPGGGPKYDGWLHFDYKPSRTDYVQGIWDSARANVEMVTMLADKSKAFRADPEVQAALKASGVYELGEPTLAAGESLSDFLADTSTYEKFDVDKAAERDYGFVNLNQLAMKHLIG
- the xylB gene encoding xylulokinase produces the protein MPTLVAGIDSSTQSCKVVIRDAETGALVRTGSAKHPEGTEVAPAAWWDVLLRAIESAGGLADVSAASVGGQQHGMVALDAHGEVIRDALLWNDTRSADAAAQLIAEHGGGSEGAAAWTTMTGSVPVASLTVTKLRWLADAEPENAGRVAAVALPHDWLTWKLSGSTDLNDLATDRSDASGTGYFDTAAGTYRHDLLAQALRISEASARAIILPRVCGHREQVGTGDAARGWGHLVLGPGAGDNAAAALGLGMSTGDVAISIGTSGVVSAVSPRPIQDPSGMVTGFADATGEFLPLAVTLNGSRVMDGAARMLGVDHDGLAELALAAEPGAHGLTLVPYLEGERTPNLPHATGSFVGLTLASMNPQDVARASVEGLLCGLADGLEAMTSLGVPVQSIKLIGGAARSAAVQQIAPAIFGREVQVPAPGEYVADGAARQAAWVLSGAAEAPSWTTVESETISGTPTPEVRETYAARRSLIAEKH